One Roseburia rectibacter DNA window includes the following coding sequences:
- a CDS encoding histidine kinase N-terminal 7TM domain-containing diguanylate cyclase/phosphohydrolase: protein MTLDSLYIGVPIGAFFCFLFIFFSFLNAADAKAVRYFRQILLSCLIWTGGMVMMRMQIMPGIRFWFHVSVFGLLTVPIFMYAFLFYMLEIRKNGFLIGFCIATAAAMGINIATEVFIPEPDIVRYTDGSIGYTYHILWGSYLLAVVEAGVIVYATVLAHRAIGNKLEKRKKLFPLLLGTVLVLTGNLLDALPGNQFPYDMLGGIFMALCLLYIMWHKYLFDLSNRIVIGCIYSVALAVSLLPVFNFNHNAQRYLGSVLPEMQQKIIVIVLGFMGWSLFIFYLARKMAEGVMQGQNRKQIEVLRCFQNESASVFRQEELFDKMIGVVNEMFPVIDVFIFTRNENKFTLAKTGSGQMPGQEEQDEIAAMLEEPGIGERSEISLMKYDNEIQGFIYIKLERRTRLNYLERDYYWRIGLYASVCLKNIRTYQEVYQISIHDELTGLYNRGYFKKFLMENWKVGQPVALLYLDLDDFKLFNELYGEECGDRILKWCGHIIENTVGCQGETFRFGSNEYVVLINSGEKREVSLIAQKIQKNFLIEDKEKPDVLQPVTASIGIAFYPDTASGEDELLSQAERANFYAKRDGKNCIKIYGERTEDEIEDQKAEKHYEQIAPTIYALTAAIDAKDSYTFEHSCHVSDYAVLLAKKIGLSPDDIEIVKEAGLLHDIGKIGIPESILKKQGRLNAEEYEIMKTHVTNSIEMIHFLPNMNYVIPAVLSHHERYDGKGYPRGLKGEDIPLLGRILAVCDSFDAMTTKRSYKEAMPVDYAISELERNKGTQFDPKLSEAFVELLKEGKIEV, encoded by the coding sequence TTGACGCTGGATAGTTTATATATTGGAGTTCCGATCGGAGCGTTTTTCTGCTTCCTGTTTATATTCTTTTCCTTCCTGAATGCGGCGGATGCAAAAGCAGTCAGGTATTTCAGACAGATTCTTTTATCCTGCCTGATATGGACAGGCGGCATGGTAATGATGCGTATGCAGATCATGCCTGGAATACGGTTCTGGTTTCATGTGTCGGTGTTCGGACTGTTGACGGTGCCGATTTTTATGTATGCCTTTTTGTTTTATATGCTGGAGATCAGAAAGAATGGATTCCTGATCGGATTTTGTATCGCTACTGCAGCAGCAATGGGGATCAATATTGCTACAGAGGTATTTATCCCGGAACCGGATATCGTCAGATATACGGATGGAAGTATAGGATATACTTATCATATATTGTGGGGAAGTTATCTGTTGGCAGTTGTGGAGGCAGGCGTGATCGTATATGCGACCGTTCTGGCACACAGGGCGATCGGCAATAAACTGGAAAAACGAAAGAAATTATTTCCTTTGCTGCTTGGGACAGTTTTGGTTTTGACCGGCAATCTTTTGGATGCATTGCCGGGCAATCAGTTCCCTTACGATATGCTCGGTGGCATTTTTATGGCGTTGTGTCTGTTGTATATCATGTGGCACAAGTATCTGTTTGATCTGTCAAACCGTATCGTGATCGGATGCATCTATTCTGTTGCACTGGCAGTCAGCCTTCTCCCGGTATTTAATTTTAATCATAATGCACAGAGGTATCTTGGCAGTGTATTGCCGGAAATGCAGCAGAAGATCATAGTGATCGTGCTTGGATTTATGGGATGGTCGTTGTTTATATTTTATCTGGCAAGAAAAATGGCAGAAGGAGTCATGCAGGGACAGAACAGAAAACAGATTGAAGTATTGCGTTGTTTTCAGAATGAGTCGGCATCCGTATTTCGGCAGGAAGAACTGTTTGATAAAATGATCGGTGTGGTAAATGAGATGTTTCCGGTAATTGATGTTTTTATCTTTACCAGAAATGAAAATAAATTTACACTCGCAAAAACAGGCAGTGGACAGATGCCGGGGCAGGAAGAACAGGATGAGATCGCAGCTATGCTGGAGGAACCGGGAATAGGCGAACGTTCTGAGATTTCCCTGATGAAGTATGACAATGAGATACAGGGGTTTATTTATATAAAACTCGAAAGGCGGACCAGACTCAATTATTTAGAGAGAGATTACTATTGGAGAATTGGATTATATGCCAGTGTATGTCTGAAAAATATCCGTACATATCAGGAAGTATATCAGATATCGATCCATGATGAACTGACAGGACTTTATAACCGGGGATATTTTAAAAAATTTCTGATGGAAAACTGGAAAGTGGGACAGCCGGTGGCTCTTTTGTATCTTGATCTGGATGATTTTAAGCTCTTTAACGAGCTGTATGGAGAAGAGTGTGGAGACCGTATCTTAAAATGGTGCGGGCATATCATAGAGAATACGGTAGGATGTCAGGGAGAAACGTTCCGGTTTGGATCAAATGAATATGTTGTTTTGATCAATTCGGGGGAAAAGAGAGAAGTTTCGTTGATCGCACAGAAAATACAGAAGAATTTCCTGATTGAGGATAAGGAAAAGCCGGATGTACTCCAGCCGGTCACTGCAAGTATCGGTATTGCATTTTATCCGGATACAGCTTCCGGAGAGGATGAGCTGCTCAGTCAGGCAGAACGTGCAAATTTTTATGCAAAACGGGATGGAAAGAACTGTATTAAAATTTATGGAGAACGCACGGAAGATGAGATCGAGGATCAGAAGGCAGAAAAACATTATGAACAGATCGCACCGACCATCTATGCACTTACTGCAGCAATTGATGCGAAGGATTCGTATACATTTGAGCATTCATGTCATGTATCGGATTATGCAGTTCTGCTTGCAAAGAAAATAGGACTTTCACCAGATGATATTGAAATTGTAAAAGAGGCGGGACTGCTTCATGATATCGGGAAAATCGGTATTCCGGAAAGTATCCTGAAAAAACAGGGAAGACTAAATGCTGAGGAATATGAGATCATGAAAACACATGTCACAAATTCGATTGAGATGATCCATTTCCTGCCTAATATGAACTATGTGATACCGGCTGTATTATCACATCATGAGAGATACGACGGAAAGGGATATCCGAGAGGTCTGAAAGGAGAAGATATCCCTTTGCTTGGACGTATACTTGCAGTGTGTGATTCGTTCGATGCGATGACAACAAAGCGTTCTTACAAGGAAGCAATGCCGGTAGATTATGCGATCAGTGAGTTAGAACGTAACAAGGGAACACAGTTTGATCCAAAGTTGTCAGAGGCATTTGTTGAACTGCTGAAAGAAGGAAAGATAGAGGTATAA